The stretch of DNA GCCCGTCTGGAAACCTATATCATCGAGGGTAAACCGGGAAGCGGAGAGGTCTGTTTGAACGGCGCGGCGGCCCGTTTGGGACACAGGGGCGACAAGGTCATTATCGTCTCGTTTTGTCTTTTGACTCCGGAGGAGGCTGAGGGACATAAACCGACGATCGTGACTGTCGATAACAGTAATAAAGTCAAGTGATGAACAACCACATTGAAAATACAGCCGCGGTCGTTCTGGCGGCCGGCAAGGGCAAGCGGATGAAGTCCGACCTGCCGAAGGTTTTACATGAGATTGGAGGCAGGCCGCTGGTTTGTCATGTAGCCGACAGCCTGGTCGAGCTGGGCCTGAAGAGGGCTGTTTTCGTGGTCGGGTTCAAAAAGGAGATGGTGATTGAAGCTCTCTCCGATTATGATTATGATTTCGCTGTTCAGGATGAGCAACTCGGGACCGGTCACGCGGTTATGATGGCCAGAGATAAACTGGCTGAGTTTGAGGGTGATATCCTGGTGCTATTGGGCGATGTGCCGTTTTTACGGCCCCGGACTGTAGCCGGGCTTTTGGATGAGCATCGCAGGCGGGGGGCAGTGGCCACTGTACTGACCGCGGACCTGCCGGATCCGACCGGATATGGCCGGATTGTGCGCGCTGACAGCGGTCTGGTAAAAAAGATTGTAGAACACAAGGACGCCACCGAAAAAGAACGCCGTATTACTGAAATTAACTCCGGTACTTTCGTATTTAACAGGAAGGCTCTCTTTTCCGGACTGGATTTGATTGACAATTCCAACTCACAGGGAGAATACT from Candidatus Zixiibacteriota bacterium encodes:
- a CDS encoding aspartate 1-decarboxylase, translated to MLIKMLKSKIHRATVTQTDLEYEGSLTLDRDLIEAGGFLPHEKVHVFNIDNGARLETYIIEGKPGSGEVCLNGAAARLGHRGDKVIIVSFCLLTPEEAEGHKPTIVTVDNSNKVK
- a CDS encoding NTP transferase domain-containing protein, which translates into the protein MNNHIENTAAVVLAAGKGKRMKSDLPKVLHEIGGRPLVCHVADSLVELGLKRAVFVVGFKKEMVIEALSDYDYDFAVQDEQLGTGHAVMMARDKLAEFEGDILVLLGDVPFLRPRTVAGLLDEHRRRGAVATVLTADLPDPTGYGRIVRADSGLVKKIVEHKDATEKERRITEINSGTFVFNRKALFSGLDLIDNSNSQGEYYLTDLMEIFLSQGRITAAYKTDDYREVSGINSREQLEELKKAYNLN